From the Streptomyces sp. 846.5 genome, the window CGTCGACCACGGAGGCCCCGGTGCGCTTGGCGAGCTCCAGCATCATCAGGCCCATCGTCCCCGACCCGTAGATCAGCACCTGGGTGGCCAACCGGCTGCGCAGCACGTCGTATCCGCGCACGGCGCAGGACAGCGGCTCGATCAGCGCCGCGTCCATGGTGCGCACGTGCTCCGGCAGCTTCACGCAGTTGGCGGCCGGGGCGACGGCGTACTCGGCGGCGCCGCCGGGGGCGGTGACCCCGATCGCGGCCCAGCGCTCGCAGAGGTTGTTGCGGCCCAGACGGCAGTAGTGGCACTCATGGCAGTACAGCGAGGGGTCGGCCGCCACCTGGTCGCCGACGGCCAGGTCGCGGACCTCGGCCCCGAGCGCGACGACCTCGCCAGCGAACTCGTGGCCGGGGATGATCGGCAGGGTCGGTGCGAACTCGCCCTGCAGGATGTGCAGGTCGGTTCCGCACAGGCCGCAGGCGGCGACCTGGACCACGACGTCGCGGGGGCCGGGCGTCGGGTCCTCGACGGTTTCGACCCGCACCACCCCGGGCGAGCTGATGACGGCTGCCTTCACTTGACTGCTCCAAGGGAGAGGCCCTGGACCAGCTTGTCCTGGGCGGCGAACCCGGCGATGAGCACGGGCAGGGAGATGCAGACGGCGGCGGCGCACACCTTGGCCAGGAACAGGCCCTGGCTGGTGACGAAGCTGGTGAGGAACACCGGTGCGGTGCCCGCCACGACGCCGGTCAGCACCTCGGCGTACAGGAGTTCGTTCCAGCTGAAGATGAAGGCGATCAGCGCGGTGGCGGCGATGCCGGGGGCGGCCACCGGGGCCACGATCCGGCGCAGGGTGGTCAGCAGCCCCGCGCCGTCGATGGCGGCCGCCTCCAGGATCTCCTTGGGGACCTCGGCGAGGAAGGAGCGCATCATCCAGACCGCGATCGGCAGGTTCATCGAGGTGTAGAG encodes:
- a CDS encoding zinc-dependent alcohol dehydrogenase family protein gives rise to the protein MKAAVISSPGVVRVETVEDPTPGPRDVVVQVAACGLCGTDLHILQGEFAPTLPIIPGHEFAGEVVALGAEVRDLAVGDQVAADPSLYCHECHYCRLGRNNLCERWAAIGVTAPGGAAEYAVAPAANCVKLPEHVRTMDAALIEPLSCAVRGYDVLRSRLATQVLIYGSGTMGLMMLELAKRTGASVVDVVDINSERLATARSLGCTSAATSADEILRPRGWDVVIDATGNQEAIQDALGRVGKGGTYLQFGVADYAARATIEPYRIYNQEITITGSMAVLHSFERAADLFATGVLDPEVFISDRVPLDDYAAALQQFRAGKGRKIQVVP